A genome region from Perca fluviatilis chromosome 20, GENO_Pfluv_1.0, whole genome shotgun sequence includes the following:
- the LOC120549761 gene encoding phospholipase A and acyltransferase 3-like isoform X1 has protein sequence MDPKKFDAEPGDLIEIDRWMYQHWAIYIGGEEVVNFAPPNGDIALEHPKGQVKREKIWEVVGNDKFKINNLLDDKYQPRERDIIVKDAVRMVGLELPYHLTFCNCEHFVTYIRYGIPESTQVAEAAKTADRLLGVGISFLDALNDFFHKDANKEERR, from the exons ATGGATCCTAAAAAG TTTGATGCAGAGCCCGGAGACCTGATTGAGATCGATCGTTGGATGTATCAGCACTGGGCCATCTACATCGGTGGAGAGGAAGTTGTTAATTTCGCTCCTCCAA ATGGTGATATTGCCCTCGAACACCCCAAAGGACAGGTGAAGCGTGAGAAGATCTGGGAAGTGGTCGGCAATGATAAATTCAAGATCAACAACCTCCTAGATGACAAGTACCAGCCTCGTGAGCGTGACATCATCGTGAAGGATGCCGTTAGGATGGTGGGTCTGGAGCTGCCGTACCATCTCACCTTTTGCAACTGCGAGCACTTTGTCACATACATACGCTACGGCATTCCAGAGTCAACACAG GTTGCCGAAGCAGCTAAGACTGCAGATAGACTTCTAGGTGTGGGGATTTCATTTCTGGATGCTCTGAATGATTTCTTCCATAAAGATGCCAACAAAGAAGAAAGGAGATAA
- the LOC120549761 gene encoding phospholipase A and acyltransferase 4-like isoform X2, translated as MDPKKFDAEPGDLIEIDRWMYQHWAIYIGGEEVVNFAPPNGDIALEHPKGQVKREKIWEVVGNDKFKINNLLDDKYQPRERDIIVKDAVRMVAEAAKTADRLLGVGISFLDALNDFFHKDANKEERR; from the exons ATGGATCCTAAAAAG TTTGATGCAGAGCCCGGAGACCTGATTGAGATCGATCGTTGGATGTATCAGCACTGGGCCATCTACATCGGTGGAGAGGAAGTTGTTAATTTCGCTCCTCCAA ATGGTGATATTGCCCTCGAACACCCCAAAGGACAGGTGAAGCGTGAGAAGATCTGGGAAGTGGTCGGCAATGATAAATTCAAGATCAACAACCTCCTAGATGACAAGTACCAGCCTCGTGAGCGTGACATCATCGTGAAGGATGCCGTTAGGATG GTTGCCGAAGCAGCTAAGACTGCAGATAGACTTCTAGGTGTGGGGATTTCATTTCTGGATGCTCTGAATGATTTCTTCCATAAAGATGCCAACAAAGAAGAAAGGAGATAA